The sequence ctttgaattctccacttccttctaagaaacaaggtttcaagaccgtcctgcccaagcgcggaaaaaacagaaggaagctggagacttcagatattctttctaaatctaatgttgacaatgtttcttctcctatcgaactgagcaatcagttcgatttgattaatgatgaaattgagcaaatcgaatctacctttagcccaggtgattcgattcatgcgaagaaacaaaggattccgccaattgtggtatctgttgcagAGTttactggcttccggaatgaaatcttgagtaaccttcaggggatcaaggtttcatttcagattgctaggaagggtgactgccgcgttttgccgggatcctttgacgatcgcaaacgtcttcttcactatttaactaagaagcgccataaattcttcacatacgacgacaaaactgagcgattgttcaaagtcgtcttgaaaggtctccccagtgatgacaaatcactggatgagattaaaattgaattgaaatttctcaattacttggattttcaccagtccaagtaattaagatgaaaaagaaatcccaccctggtacttcccagaggggcatttctcaagaattttatttagttcattttaacaaaagtgaactaaataatatgaaaagttggaaaaggcctgtattatgtctcatgtccgtgttacatgggaacatttccgcaggcctggggaaatttcaaaaccctacccagtgccgtaagtgccaaaagtggggtcatggaaccaaacattgtcacatggatgctaaatgcatgatttgtggtggaacctctcacgtcaaggacgcatgtcctgtgagagaagattccaataaatttaagtgcgcaaactgtggggcaatcataaatccaatttctgggaatgcccttcacgcaaaaagttttgaattcccgtgcaaaattgatgacggaaattccaatcggatcccagattcgacgggtgaaatttttccaacgctcaaatttcgaaaccagttaccggtcgagcaattcatacccaccacaattcacaaacaaattttgccgctcgtcaatgGGTAGCAagcttcagtaaattccaattttccaatgtacctacgtatgcaaacatcgctgctggtagaccaaatttctcttctcaaaatgaggtttatacccatgtcccaacggaaaataacggtcatgttgccgattcaggtagcatgactgcttccgactttgatttttaactgaacaattgcatcacatgattgatgcaatgttcaaagcaaataccattcctgaagctgttcaggttggtataaagtacacacaaaaaattgttatcggactccgtttcaatggatccaaataattgtgtgaaagttctaaattggaacgcccgctctttaaagggtaaagaagatgaattattcaacttcctttcagttcataatgttcatattgccattataactgaaacgtatttgaaaccaggactctccattaaaagagattcaaactattttatctacagaaatgatcgtcttgacagcgcctgtggtggggtcgccattgtcattaatagacgtatcaaacataaattattttcttcgtttgaaaccaaagtttttgaaaccttgggagtttctgttgaaacaaattttggacaatttttcttcattgcagcctactagCCTTTTCAATgaaatgggcagcaaaagaattggttgaaagctgatcttcaaattctgactcgcaacaaatcaaaattcttcgtaattggtgacttcaatgccaaacaccgttcatggaataatgctcaaagcaattccaatggtaaaattttatttgaagattgttctgcgggatattatactattcaatatcccaatggaccaacttgtttttcttccagtcgaaatccttttacaattgatttagttttaacggattcaagtcagctgtgtggccaattggtaactcatgctgactttgactctgatcaccttcctgtgacatttgaaatctcacaagaagccatttataatccaatcagctctacttttaattatcatagagctgattgggatttatataaaacgtatatcgataggaattttgatgttgatattcctctagataccaaaagtgatattgataatgctctcgtatctttgacaaatttaattgtcgaagccagaggcattgcaattccgaaatgtgaagttaaattcaactccattattattgacgacgatcttcagctactgatccgtcttaaaaatgtgagaagaaggcaataccaaaagaactcgcgatcccgcgttgaaagttatttggcgagatttgcaaaatgaaattaaaaacatttcgctattctgagaaataccaactttgagaataatgtctcgaagttggatcccagttcgaaacccttttgaaattaacaaaaattcttaaaaaacctcaaaagccaattccagcgcttaaagagggaaataaaattttattaacaaatggcgaaaaggctcaaaaacaaagagtgcccataattttagtctaggtctcactagtccaattgaggatcaggttacacggagcttcgaagacattctcaatcaagagaatgtttttgacccttcgttgggaacccatttggatgaagtgagatctattactagaaaatttaaaaatatgaaagccccgggtgatgatggtattttctacatacttatcaaaaacttcctgtgagctctttatccttttggttaatttatttaacaaatgttttcaattggcatacttcccagataaatggaaaaacgccaaagttgttcctattttgaagccggacaaaaatccagctgattgggcgataacaatcagtttgctttcttcaataagcaaactgtttgaaaagattattttaaatagaatgatggttcatattaatgacaattctatttttgctgatgagcaatttggttttcgccatgggcattcaaccactcatcagttattaagagttacgaacttaattcggctcaacaaatctgaaggatattcgactggagttgctcttcttgatatagagaaagcatttgacagtgtttggcatgaaggtttgattgtaaaattgatgaattttaattttcctctgtacatcattaaactgatccaaaattatttatcagatcgctcactgcaggtaaactatcagaatactaaatctgatagattacctgtaagggctggtgtccgccaaggcagcatactggggcccatattgtataacatttttacttctgacttacctgatttaccaccagggtgtcaaaaatctttgtttgctgatgacacgggcctttcagccaaagggcgaaagccttcgtgtcatttgtagtagattgcaaaaagtttggatattttctccacttacttgcaaaaatggaaaatttcccagaatgcttccaaaacacagcttataatttttccacataagcagagagcttcttatttgataccttctagcagacatattgtcactatgaatggggttccaattaattggtctagcgaagctaaatatttaggacttctgctagatcaaaaattaacttttaaaaatcacaatgaaggcctttaagccaaatgtaacaaatatattaagtgcctatatccacttataaacagaaaatcaaaactttgtcttaagaacaaacttttgatttacaaacaaattttagacctgccatgttgtatgctgtgccaatatggactagttgctgcaataccagaaaaaaggcactccagaggaaataaaattttgaaaatgattctgaagttgcgtccgtggtatagtaccaatgaacttcatagaatttctaatattgagacattgcaacaaatgtccaacaaaataatttccaattttagacaataatcgttgcaatcttctattgcaacgattaactccttgtacccttagtataaaataggttaagtttagtttaagttgaaaacattgtaattcctacatggttcaattcaaccagaggaaaaaattctaactgccagaggcaattgaaatgtattaataataactaaaagcgtaacatagcaaataaggatgatagtgttaagaaaacacggaacacctagtctaagagatgaatgcatgtatcagataattagcaaataaaattagttaataaaaaaaaaaaaaaaaatcgtatttagtccccgctaccaacagcagtctcagaaataaaacataattaatgttaccttgcagacagttgaaagacttaaattcctcttgtttgagactagactgtatgcagcggaaacaacttttcaagcagttaattaaaaaacctcggtacccggtcctaggctgaactgactgctggaaaaatcaagttaggggtttaaatacgtactaactcttcttgaactggtgaacaatggtagtgagaggaacacacggaaattcttattactgaataaattctcttgcttaaaatggtcttgtagacagagctaaatcccgggtttattgttttactggtgatattctagaagcaagacaaggatgtggctaaggctccgatgcatggccaaaatagtatcactgttctgttttctcaagaaaggattgatttcctattgataaggagcgcccttcaatgggattgctctctgtgaaaggTCTAAATAGCGCGACCTTGTCATGATGTTCTTGAGAAAATAAGACAAGAACTGTATCGAGAccatactgcattgcttctcaatagtaatgaagtaattcgacatgcacttaaacactaaggatacgggtaacgctacaatagatctaataacaggtcgcagtggcacacccgaacaggaaaaaaagacATATGGGTGGTGTTGATATGTCATGCGAAAGGTTTCcattcctgctccttagaacaaatGTGAAAACCGCATCAAAATGCGTGACAGTACCCAAAATtgcttaatccataataggaacgcatgtaccagttgtgTCACTATTCTTAGTTTTGGTTCCTAttatggcaaatcccattgttttcttatgagaTTGGCCATAATGAGACCACTAGTgcaacaactggtgcaaaggaccaTTTTTTAGAGTTATCTTTTGTTTGATTTGGAGAAAAttaaaggtgttatcgtgtcatatgaatatggtTCACTGATTAGAAAACGTTTTGTGGTGaatagtgcgacaactggtgctatagccacgactggtacatctagcctatagtAATTTCACAGTCAGCTCGAGGAAAGAATCAATTAAGGGGGTAAGCCATTATCTTTACTTTCCCTTTCGACAATCTTAAAGAACGAACTCCATGATTTTCCTTTTAAACAGAACCCACCTCAACGGCTATGGGTGGTGGGTGCAAAACAGCATTCAAACAAGTGCTTTCTCGTGCCTCCCGTCTAGCCAGCGAAGCTCTCGCTACCTTTATTATTATGCAATTCCACCCACCGATACCACGTGGATCCGGTCGCTCTCGCGGTAGTCTCGACCATGTGCTTTGAATGCAAGGCAACCATCAACATTGGGTTCGCTCGCTCTCTCAATTCCGTACACACGACAGGACCTACCTTTCGGCCCCAGTAGCATAAAACATATCGCACTACGGGTGGACAGTCTCAGTTTACTGCCGGCCGTCGTGACGTTCAGTTCACACCTGGAAAAAAGCTTCTAACTTTCGTTAGAATCGGATAACCCGTGAAACCCGCATCCATATCAGCGCTTCCGACGAACCCaatcacatccacacatatcattgaagaaattcttgcgaCCGATTTGTGAGTCCCCGGTTAAATGATATCAAACTTTATCAGTGCAGTGTAATCGACCGTGTAATTGAGCAGCTTCCTGTCTATGTTTTGTGCAGTTTGACACCACGTGTGCTCCATCCATCCTTGCTAATCAGCGTGTAATCCGACGCATCAACGACATAATCAGGCCTAATTTATCGCGCGTTAAAGCGAAGCTCCCGCTGTCAGTGATTTAGCGGAGCGTGGCGGTACGGCCTTTGTGAGGGTTTATTGTGAGTAAGTGGGAAGCTGATTTCATCAGTTAGTCCCGGGTAAGGAAGCGAAGAAGCCTTCCCTAATTCAATTGTGCGAATAAGTGCTCGTCTTGTTTGGATTATTGCCATTGAGGTGGATGTTTGAGTGCGCTCTCCGGATAGAATCCGAATACTTACTGTGTGAAGAATCAACAACAGCATGAATTCAACGAAGCTCGTTATGCTATCGGCGGGGTTGATCGTTGCCGCAATGGTGCTAAATTGGCCCCAGCCAGTGGCCGCCAATGACAGTCAGAACCTCAACCGACTGCTCAACAACCAGGTCATCGTCAGCCGGCAGATCATGTGCGTCCTGGAGAAGAGCCCGTGCGATCAGCTGGGACGGCAGTTGAAAGGTTGGTAGTTCTGGACGatacaaattaaattaatatGATAGAGGGAAATTATATATCTATGTGTTGTGTACGTTTTCATGACATGAATATCGAAAGTTAAGTTGGCTGAATATGATTATAGTTTCCTCCGAACGTGACTGGATGCAGCGACCCAGCGATTGAATCATGGCGACAGCCGCGTCGCGTTTGTTTGAAGGAACCTTAATAAGGCGAATTAAGCTGAAATAGTTTTTTAACTGCATACATATTGGGAGTAAGCGTTTAAAAGTTTTGTTTCGTAGGGAAACAGCTCTCAGGGCTcggatgttcatcccatcaagaACAAAGTAATAGAAAGGTATTtgattgttttattatttttgttatttttttcagcagtgagacaagaagcgacaaaattggtgcattatttttttgttttgagatTACATGAAAACATGTTCAGTGaaatggagatcggaacagttcccctactatgAATGTAGTTGGACTTGTGCTAATGTCAATTACACTTCGACAGATTTTACCAGTTTTGTCCTTCCCGTATGCTAAATATACGCAAAGACTAAAGAATCAAACCAAACccgaatttttgatagaagtTTCGTTTAATAACATAACATAATCtgcataaaatgtaaatattcatcGTGAGACAGAAATGCGCACAAATTAAGCAAACAGCAATAATTTTCATAAAcattatttaagctcttttagtggaatgtcttcaacttcgacagtcgagtcaagtacgagttcaggtcgaaatatgtatctgaaaagataacaaaacatagtggaattaaatggaaagtaccaaacttgtcttagacagttgaCTAATTTTCAAACATAGTTGGATATCatcaagaattttcaaaaaaaaaatcaaaatagacAACTCTAAGGTTgatcagtgagatggaaaatagaacagtttccctacatcagcggttctcaacctggggttcATGTACCCCCTaggcagggattgaacttatcatttcattatcatttagtattcagccaataactcattccagaggcggaattccgaaaagtgttgtatggcggacttgtCTAAGGGTATACTGCTGTATGTCTAATGGTCACCGCAGGAAACGCTAGTATCGTTTTatctactaaatgataataacacttattatcatttagtatattgagtgttgctagcgtttcacgctgttaaTATTGACATAGACCAATtaacccttagacaaagttgtagaggggaatcagcgctagaagtccgccatacaacacttttcaaattccgcctctggaatgagttattggctgaatactaaatgataatgaaatgataagttcaatccctgcccctaggggtacctttgctggccccagggggtacttcggacaaaaatgcgtaatgacggacgtattacaattccaagtaaaacttattgataaagttttgataattgtttatttttttatttcaaaactttgtcttgtacataataatCATGGccatcagtaaatcaaagccaattgatCTACGCTTTTCGGAAGCTTCTTTCAAGCAGctggaaggcctcctttcaagaggcttggaagtctctttttaagaagctcggaagcatccttctaccaTTCTCAGAAGCCTTCCAAGCAGCAGAAAGcaagaagccttcttttaagtgtTCAAGCTCGGTAGCttactttcaagaagcttggaagcctctttattatgtcaatttttaatacaggagaagttacacgagctccttcagcaagagatagccgtctagatctttcaatttgttcgagctcattatcgttggactgtacttgaaATGTggttcaagatccccatggtagtgatcatttgccgatcgaagtctcgatttccaatggacataatcaATCTGTTTCTATTGACcactcatatgacctcacgaagctcATTGATTGGGGGAAATATGCGGAGGCCATCATTGCTGGCGTAatgtcgatagaagcacttcccccgcGAGAAGAGTACGAGGTTCTATTCCAGTTGATCCTTGacagcgctcttcaggcacaacgccGGCCAGTGGTGGGATGTTGGgtgtacacaactttatcgcaagaaatccgccgtgtttaaagaatttcggaaacacggttcgatcgtacttcacaaacggtacatcgcgctcgagatcaagttcaagaaactggtcagaGTGAAGAAACGCGAATATTGGCATACTTTTGATCCCCCATCGCGATGCTATCCTGCtttcggaagctgttggagaagatgattctcttccggctagacaaatgggttggaTCGAATAGTTTCTTGTCatatacacaatttggtttccacaggggcaagggaacgaacgactgtcttgcgttgctttcttcagaaattcagcttactttcaccaaaaaaagagcaaattgactctgtgttttttttctattttttttttttttttactaattttatttgctaattatctgatacatgcattcatctcttagactaggtgttccgtgttttcttaacactatcatccttatttgctatgttacgcttttagttattattaatacatttcaattgcctctggcagttagaatttttcctctggttgaattgaaccatgtaggaattacaatgttttcaacttaaactaatcttaacctattttatactaagggtacaaggagttaatcgttgcaatagaagattgcaacgatttttgtctaaaattggaaattattttgttggacatttgttgcaatgtctcaatattagaaattctatgaagttcattggtactataccacggaggcaacttcagaatcattttcagaattttattttgaatcctctgaagtgccttctttctggtattgcagcaactagtccatattggcacagcatacaacatggcaggtctaaaaatttgtttgtaaaacaaaagtttgttcttaagacaaagttttgattttctgtttataagtggatatagacacttaatatatttgttacatttggcttgaaggccttcaatgtgatttttaaaagttaattttgatctagcagaagtcctaagtatttagcttcgctagaccaattaattggaaccccattcatagtgacaatatgtctgctagaaggtttcaaataagaagctctcggcttatgtgggaaaattataagctgagttttggaagcattcagggaaattttccattttgcaagttagtggagaaaatatccaaactttttgcaatctactacaaatgacacgaaggctacgccctttggctgagagacctgtgtcatctgcaaacaaagatttttgacaccctggtggtaaatcaggtaagtcagaagtaaaaatgttatacaaaatgggccctagtatgctgccttggggacaccagcccttacaggtaatctatcagatttagaattctgatagtttacctgcagtgagcgatctgataaataattttggatcagtttaataatgtacagaggaaaattaaaatt comes from Armigeres subalbatus isolate Guangzhou_Male chromosome 2, GZ_Asu_2, whole genome shotgun sequence and encodes:
- the LOC134217739 gene encoding putative odorant-binding protein A10: MNSTKLVMLSAGLIVAAMVLNWPQPVAANDSQNLNRLLNNQVIVSRQIMCVLEKSPCDQLGRQLKAALPEVIQRNCRNCSPQQAQNAQKLTNFLQTRYPEVWAMLIRKYGAV